In one Cygnus atratus isolate AKBS03 ecotype Queensland, Australia chromosome 14, CAtr_DNAZoo_HiC_assembly, whole genome shotgun sequence genomic region, the following are encoded:
- the LOC118256183 gene encoding protocadherin gamma-A10-like, producing the protein MCAAREGRWGRRQRALLCCVLVAALEAAWGQLRYSVPEELPKGSFVGDVAKDLALQLAALRDRGARILDRGRTRYFTLHANSGHLVTAERLDREQLCRLMERCVLRCEVIVEGEMKVYEIEVEITDINDNAPSFGEAENELRMSETTAPGSRFSLSKARDPDMGMNSLQSYELSGDEHFSLSVQAGADGEKRPELVLAKALDREEAAFHELVLRASDGGEPSRTGTARIRVSVLDANDNAPVFSQAVYAVRVPEDVPVGSTLLALTATDADEGLNGEVKYSMTKLTAVQTDKFYVAPETGSIRLVRSLDFEEDDSYELEVQARDGGGLSDTATVSISVTDVNDNAPELTVSSALSEISEDAPSGTVVALLHVQDRDSGANGEVRCSLVGDVPFRLRSSVGSYYSVATARELDREEVSEYNVTVRAADGGSPSLRSSAVLALRVLDVNDNAPVFAEARYSARLAENNAEGALVLTVRAWDADWGQNARVRYRLAEGRVRGAPLSSYVSVQAETGALYALRSFDYEEVREVGLWVRAEDGGAPALSSNVSVRLLIVDENDNAPQVLYPPAAAAGAVWTGVELAPRSAEPGALVAKVVAVDADAGQNAWLSYELAKATEPGLFRVGLHSGEVRTARSPLARDAPRHSLVVVVKDQGRPALSATATLTVVLAESVAELLSELGSAAAPAEPAGSLTRWLVLAVAAVSCLFLAFLLLLLALRLRRWRRSQLLPPASGALRGVPASHFVGIDGVRAFLHSYSHEVSLTADSRKSQRRWAADSCCNTLPARPPPDKAAPLLGEDAAGARGAQPDALPGLKIFFAYAYKPIPLDVQTCFMNIQL; encoded by the exons ATGTGCGCGGCGAGAGAAGGGCGCTGGGGCCGGAGGCAGCGAGCGCTGCTGTGCTGCGTGTTGGTGGCGGCGTTGGAGGCGGCGTGGGGGCAGCTGCGCTACTCGGTGCCCGAGGAGCTGCCCAAGGGCTCTTTCGTGGGCGACGTGGCCAAGGACCTGGCGCTGCAGTTGGCGGCGCTCCGCGACCGCGGCGCCCGCATCCTGGACCGAGGTAGGACGCGGTATTTCACTCTGCATGCGAACAGCGGCCACCTGGTGACGGCGGAGAGGCTAGATAGAGAGCAGCTTTGCCGGCTGATGGAGCGATGCGTGCTGCGCTGTGAGGTGATCGTGGAAGGCGAGATGAAGGTTTACGAGATCGAAGTGGAAATCACGGACATTAACGATAATGCGCCCAGCTTCggagaggcagaaaatgaaCTAAGAATGAGCGAAACGACAGCTCCAGGGTCGAGATTTTCCCTGTCTAAGGCTCGCGACCCGGACATGGGAATGAATTCCCTGCAGAGCTACGAGCTGAGCGGCGACGAGCACTTCTCGCTGTCCGTGCAGGCGGGAGCCGACGGCGAGAAGCGTCCCGAGCTGGTGCTGGCCAAGGCGCTGGACCGGGAAGAGGCGGCGTTTCACGAGCTGGTGCTGAGGGCGAGCGACGGCGGCGAGCCGTCGCGGACGGGCACGGCGCGCATCCGCGTGTCTGTGCTGGACGCCAACGACAACGCGCCCGTGTTCAGCCAGGCGGTGTACGCGGTTCGCGTGCCCGAGGACGTGCCCGTGGGCTCCACGCTTCTCGCCCTCACGGCTACCGACGCCGATGAGGGACTCAACGGCGAGGTTAAGTATTCGATGACTAAGTTGACGGCCGTACAAACAGACAAATTTTATGTGGCTCCCGAGACGGGATCGATCAGGCTGGTGAGGAGCCTGGACTTCGAGGAAGATGACTCCTACGAACTCGAGGTGCAAGCACGGGATGGCGGTGGCCTTTCCGACACGGCTACAGTCTCCATCTCGGTGACGGACGTGAATGACAACGCGCCCGAGCTGACTGTGTCATCGGCACTGAGCGAGATCTCAGAGGACGCGCCGTCGGGGACGGTGGTGGCCCTGCTGCATGTGCAGGACCGGGACTCGGGCGCCAACGGCGAGGTGCGGTGCTCGCTGGTCGGCGACGTGCCGTTCCGCCTGCGGAGCTCGGTGGGCAGCTACTACAGCGTGGCGACGGCGCGGGAGCTGGACCGGGAGGAGGTGTCGGAGTACAACGTGACGGTGCGGGCGGCGGACGGCGGGTCGCCGTCGCTGCGGAGCAGCGCGGTGCTGGCGCTGCGCGTGCTGGAcgtgaacgacaacgcgccggTGTTCGCGGAGGCGCGCTACAGCGCCCGTCTGGCCGAGAACAACGCCGAGGGCGCGCTGGTGCTGACGGTGCGGGCGTGGGACGCGGACTGGGGGCAGAACGCGCGCGTGCGGTACCGGCTGGCGGAGGGGCGTGTGCGGGGCGCGCCGCTCTCGTCGTACGTGTCGGTGCAGGCGGAGACGGGCGCGCTGTACGCGCTGCGCTCCTTCGACTACGAGGAGGTGCGCGAGGTGGGGCTGTGGGTGCGGGCGGAGGACGGCGGCGCGCCGGCGCTGAGCAGCAACGTGTCGGTGCGGCTGCTGATCGTGGACGAGAACGACAACGCGCCGCAGGTGCTGTAcccgccggcggcggcggcgggggcggtcTGGACGGGCGTGGAGCTGGCGCCGCGCTCGGCGGAGCCCGGCGCGCTGGTGGCCAAGGTGGTGGCGGTGGACGCGGACGCGGGGCAGAACGCGTGGCTGTCCTACGAGCTGGCCAAGGCGACGGAGCCGGGGCTCTTCCGCGTGGGGCTGCACAGCGGCGAGGTGCGCACGGCGCGCTCGCCGCTGGCCCGCGACGCGCCCAGGCAcagcctggtggtggtggtgaaggacCAGGGCCGGCCGGCGCTGTCGGCCACGGCCACGCTGACGGTGGTGCTGGCCGAGAGCGTGGCCGAGCTGCTCTCGGAGCTGGGCAGCGCGGCGGCGCCGGCCGAGCCCGCCGGCAGCCTGACGCgctggctggtgctggccgTGGCGGCCGTGTCCTGCCTCTTCCtcgccttcctgctgctgctgctggcgctgcgCCTGCGGCGCTGGCGCCGCTCGCAGCTGCTGCCGCCGGCCAGCGGCGCCTTGCGCGGCGTCCCGGCCTCGCACTTCGTGGGCATCGACGGCGTCCGCGCCTTCCTGCACTCCTACTCGCACGAGGTGTCGCTCACCGCCGACTCGCGCAAGAGCCAGCGGCGCTGGGCGGCCGACAGCTGCTGCAACaccctcccggcccggccgccgcccgaCAAGGCCGCGCCGCTGCTCGGGGAAGACGCTGCCGGCGCCCGCGGCGCACAGCCCGACGCCCTCCCG GGGTTGAAAATCTTCTTTGCATATGCCTACAAACCAATACCTCTGGATGTCCAAACATGCTTCATGAACATTCAGCTTTAG
- the LOC118256182 gene encoding protocadherin gamma-A10-like: protein MCAAREGRWGRRQRALLCCVLVAAWEAAWGQLRYSVPEELPKGSFVGDVAKDLALQLAALRDRGARILDRGRTRYFALHANSGHLVTAERLDREQLCEGVQRCVLRCEVIVEGDMKVSRIEVEITDINDNAPSFGEGEKELRMNEMTAPGSRFPLPKAHDPDVGVNSLQSYELSGDEHFSLSVQAGADGEKRPELVLAKALDREEAAFHELVLRASDGGEPSRTGTARIRVSVLDANDNAPVFSQAVYAVRVPEDVPVGSTLLTLTATDADEGLNGEVKYSMTKFTAVNTEKFYMDPETGSIRLVRSLDFEEGDSYEMEVQAHDDGGLSDTATVSISVTDVNDNAPELTVSSALSEISEDAPSGTVVALLHVQDRDSGANGEVRCSIVEGVPFLLERALDNYYSVVMARELDREEVSEYNVTVRAADGGSPSLRSSAVLALRVLDVNDNAPVFAEARYSARLAENNAEGALVLTVRAWDADWGQNARVRYRLAEGRVRGAPLSSYVSVQAETGALYALRSFDYEEVREVGLWVRAEDGGAPALSSNVSVRLLIVDENDNAPQVLYPPAAAAGAAAGAVWTGVELAPRSAEPGALVAKVVAVDADAGQNAWLSYELAKATEPGLFRVGLHSGEVRTARSPLARDAPRHSLVVVVKDQGRPALSATATLTVVLAESVAELLSELGSAAAPAEPAGSLTRWLVLAVAAVSCLFLAFLLLLLALRLRHWRRSQLLPPASGALRGVPASHFVGIDGVRAFLHSYSHEVSLTADSRKSQRRWAADSCCNTLPARPPPDKAAPLLGEDAAGARGAQPDALPVE from the exons ATGTGCGCGGCGAGAGAAGGGCGCTGGGGCCGGAGGCAGCGAGCGCTGCTGTGCTGCGTGTTGGTGGCGGCGTGGGAGGCGGCGTGGGGGCAGCTGCGCTACTCGGTGCCCGAGGAGCTGCCCAAGGGCTCTTTCGTGGGCGACGTGGCCAAGGATTTGGCGCTGCAGCTGGCGGCGCTCCGCGACCGAGGCGCCCGCATCCTGGACCGAGGTAGGACGCGGTATTTCGCTCTGCATGCGAACAGCGGCCACCTGGTGACGGCGGAGAGGCTAgacagagagcagctgtgcGAGGGCGTGCAGCGCTGCGTGCTGCGTTGCGAAGTGATCGTGGAGGGCGACATGAAGGTTTCCAGGATCGAAGTGGAAATCACAGACATTAACGACAACGCGCCAAgttttggggaaggggaaaaggaactTAGAATGAACGAGATGACAGCTCCAGGGTCGCGTTTTCCACTGCCTAAGGCTCACGACCCGGACGTGGGAGTGAATTCCCTGCAGAGCTACGAGCTGAGCGGCGACGAGCACTTCTCGCTGTCCGTGCAGGCGGGAGCCGACGGCGAGAAGCGTCCCGAGCTGGTGCTGGCCAAGGCGCTGGACCGGGAGGAGGCGGCGTTTCACGAGCTGGTGCTGAGGGCGAGCGACGGCGGCGAGCCGTCGCGGACGGGCACGGCGCGCATCCGCGTGTCTGTGCTGGACGCCAACGACAACGCGCCCGTGTTCAGCCAGGCGGTGTACGCGGTTCGCGTGCCCGAGGACGTGCCCGTTGGCTCCACGCTCCTCACCCTCACGGCCACCGATGCCGACGAGGGACTCAACGGCGAGGTTAAGTATTCGATGACAAAATTCACGGCcgtaaatacagagaaattctATATGGATCCCGAGACGGGATCGATCAGGCTGGTGAGGAGCCTGGACTTCGAGGAAGGTGACTCCTACGAAATGGAGGTACAGGCACATGACGACGGCGGCCTTTCCGACACGGCTACAGTCTCCATCTCGGTGACGGAcgtgaacgacaacgcgcccgAACTAACTGTGTCATCGGCACTGAGCGAGATCTCAGAGGACGCGCCGTCGGGGACGGTGGTGGCCCTGCTGCACGTGCAGGACCGGGACTCGGGCGCCAACGGCGAGGTGCGGTGCAGCATCGTGGAGGGCGTCCCGTTCCTCCTGGAGCGGGCGCTGGACAATTACTACAGCGTGGTGATGGCGCGGGAGCTGGACCGGGAGGAGGTGTCGGAGTACAACGTGACGGTGCGGGCGGCGGACGGCGGGTCGCCGTCGCTGCGGAGCAGCGCGGTGCTGGCGCTGCGCGTGCTGGAcgtgaacgacaacgcgccggTGTTCGCGGAGGCGCGCTACAGCGCCCGTCTGGCCGAGAACAACGCCGAGGGCGCGCTGGTGCTGACGGTGCGGGCGTGGGACGCGGACTGGGGGCAGAACGCGCGCGTGCGGTACCGGCTGGCGGAGGGGCGTGTGCGGGGCGCGCCGCTCTCGTCGTACGTGTCGGTGCAGGCGGAGACGGGCGCGCTGTACGCGCTGCGCTCCTTCGACTACGAGGAGGTGCGCGAGGTGGGGCTGTGGGTGCGGGCGGAGGACGGCGGCGCGCCGGCGCTGAGCAGCAACGTGTCGGTGCGGCTGCTGATCGTGGACGAGAACGACAACGCGCCGCAGGTGCTGTAcccgccggcggcggcggcgggggcggcggcgggcgcggtCTGGACGGGCGTGGAGCTGGCGCCGCGCTCGGCGGAGCCCGGCGCGCTGGTGGCCAAGGTGGTGGCGGTGGACGCGGACGCGGGGCAGAACGCGTGGCTGTCCTACGAGCTGGCCAAGGCGACGGAGCCGGGGCTCTTCCGCGTGGGGCTGCACAGCGGCGAGGTGCGCACGGCGCGCTCGCCGCTGGCCCGCGACGCGCCCAGGCAcagcctggtggtggtggtgaaggacCAGGGCCGGCCGGCGCTGTCGGCCACGGCCACGCTGACGGTGGTGCTGGCCGAGAGCGTGGCCGAGCTGCTCTCGGAGCTGGGCAGCGCGGCGGCGCCGGCCGAGCCCGCCGGCAGCCTGACGCgctggctggtgctggccgTGGCGGCCGTGTCCTGCCTCTTCCtcgccttcctgctgctgctgctggcgctgcgCCTGCGGCACTGGCGCCGCTCGCAGCTGCTGCCGCCGGCCAGCGGCGCCTTGCGCGGCGTCCCGGCCTCGCACTTCGTGGGCATCGACGGCGTCCGCGCCTTCCTGCACTCCTACTCGCACGAGGTGTCGCTCACCGCCGACTCGCGCAAGAGCCAGCGGCGCTGGGCGGCCGACAGCTGCTGCAACaccctcccggcccggccgccgcccgaCAAGGCCGCGCCGCTGCTCGGGGAAGACGCTGCCGGCGCCCGCGGCGCACAGCCCGACGCCCTCCCG GTTGAGTGA
- the LOC118256181 gene encoding protocadherin gamma-A10-like, with product MCVQCRATAAGAAVHHGAEEGAERCSQPRPLRPGSLARSLCRRPGGLRAAPRCGAELQRGGGDGTGDGNRSGSDSLIRRRKRRVGAVAGSCRRASGGGGAVAEMCAAREGRWGRRQRALLCCALVAALEAAWGQLRYSVSEELPKGSFVGDVAKDLALQLAALRDRGARVVSADRTRYFALHANSGHLVTAERLDREQLCRLVERCVLRCEVIVEGEMKVYEIEVEITDINDNAPSFRESEMQLRMSETTALGSRFPLADAHDPDVGVNSLQSYELSGDEHFSLSVQAGADGEKRPELVLAKALDREEAAFHELVLRASDGGEPSRTGTALIRVSVLDANDNAPVFSQAVYAVRVPEDVPVGSTLLTLTATDADEGFNGYVKYSLKKATDLASEIFHLDPETGSIRLVRSLDFEEGDSYEMEVQAHDGGGLFDTSTVSVSVTDVNDNAPEISVRSALSEISEDAPSGAVVALLHVQDRDSGANGEVRCSLVGDVPFRLRSSVGSYYSVVTARELDREEVSEYNVTVRAADGGSPSLRSSAVLALRVLDVNDNAPVFAEARYSARLAENNAEGALVLTVRAWDADWGQNARVRYRLAEGRVRGAPLSSYVSVQAETGALYALRSFDYEEVREVGLWVRAEDGGAPALSSNVSVRLLIVDENDNAPQVLYPPAAAAGAAAGAVWTGVELAPRSAEPGALVAKVVAVDADAGQNAWLSYELAKATEPGLFRVGLHSGEVRTARSPLARDAPRHSLVVVVKDQGRPALSATATLTVVLAESVAELLSELGSAAAPAEPAGSLTRWLVLAVAAVSCLFLAFLLLLLALRLRRWRRSQLLPPASGALRGVPASHFVGIDGVRAFLHSYSHEVSLTADSRKSQRRWAADSCCNTLPARPPPDKAAPLLGEDAAGARGAQPDALPIKSMKIKEKYTSLLDIC from the exons ATGTGCGTGCAGTGCCGGGCGACGGCTGCGGGCGCCGCTGTTCACCAcggagcagaggaaggagcggagcgctgcagccagccccgccCGCTGCGGCCCGGCTCGCTCGCTCGCTCGCTGTGTcggcggccgggcgggctgCGGGCGGCTCCGCGGTgcggagcagagctgcagcgaGGCGGAGGGGACGGAACCGGGGACGGGAACCGAAGCGGGAGCGACAGTCTGATCCGGAGACGGAAGCGAAGAGTCGGGGCGGTGGCGGGGAGCTGTCGGCGGGCGtccggtggcggcggggccgtggcGGAGATGTGCGCGGCGAGAGAAGGGCGCTGGGGCCGGAGGCAGCGAGCGCTGCTGTGCTGCGCGTTGGTGGCGGCGTTGGAGGCGGCGTGGGGGCAGCTGCGCTACTCGGTGTCCGAGGAGCTGCCTAAGGGCTCTTTCGTGGGCGACGTGGCCAAGGACCTGGCGCTGCAGCTGGCGGCGCTCCGCGACCGCGGCGCCCGAGTGGTGTCGGCAGATAGGACGCGGTATTTCGCTCTGCATGCGAACAGCGGCCACCTGGTGACAGCGGAGAGGCTAgacagagagcagctgtgccGGTTGGTGGAGCGCTGCGTGCTGCGCTGTGAGGTGATCGTGGAGGGTGAGATGAAGGTCTACGAGATCGAAGTGGAAATCACAGACATTAACGACAACGCGCCCAGCTTCCGAGAGTCCGAAATGCAATTGCGAATGAGTGAGACGACAGCTCTTGGGTCCCGCTTTCCCCTGGCTGATGCTCACGACCCGGACGTGGGAGTGAATTCCCTGCAGAGCTACGAGCTGAGCGGCGACGAGCACTTCTCGCTGTCCGTGCAGGCGGGAGCCGACGGCGAGAAGCGTCCCGAGCTGGTGCTGGCCAAGGCGCTGGACCGGGAGGAGGCGGCGTTTCACGAGCTGGTGCTGAGGGCGAGCGACGGCGGCGAGCCGTCGCGGACGGGCACGGCGCTCATCCGCGTGTCTGTGCTGGACGCCAATGACAACGCGCCCGTGTTCAGCCAGGCGGTGTACGCGGTTCGCGTGCCTGAGGACGTGCCCGTGGGCTCCACGCTCCTCACCCTCACGGCCACCGACGCCGACGAGGGATTCAACGGCTACGTGAAATACTCGCTTAAAAAGGCGACGGACCTGGCATCGGAAATCTTCCACCTGGATCCCGAGACGGGATCGATCAGGCTGGTGAGGAGCCTGGACTTCGAGGAAGGCGACTCCTACGAAATGGAGGTGCAAGCACACGATGGTGGTGGCCTTTTTGACACGTCTACGGTCTCAGTCTCGGTGACGGACGTAAACGACAACGCGCCCGAGATTTCGGTGAGGTCGGCGCTGAGCGAGATCTCAGAGGACGCGCCGTCGGGGGCGGTGGTGGCCTTGCTGCACGTGCAGGACCGGGACTCGGGCGCCAACGGCGAGGTGCGGTGCTCGCTGGTCGGCGACGTGCCGTTCCGCCTGCGGAGCTCGGTGGGCAGCTACTATAGTGTGGTGACGGCGCGGGAGCTGGACCGGGAGGAGGTGTCGGAGTACAACGTGACGGTGCGGGCGGCGGACGGCGGGTCGCCGTCGCTGCGGAGCAGCGCGGTGCTGGCGCTGCGCGTGCTGGAcgtgaacgacaacgcgccggTGTTCGCGGAGGCGCGCTACAGCGCCCGTCTGGCCGAGAACAACGCCGAGGGCGCGCTGGTGCTGACGGTGCGGGCGTGGGACGCGGACTGGGGGCAGAACGCGCGCGTGCGGTACCGGCTGGCGGAGGGGCGTGTGCGGGGCGCGCCGCTCTCGTCGTACGTGTCGGTGCAGGCGGAGACGGGCGCGCTGTACGCGCTGCGCTCCTTCGACTACGAGGAGGTGCGCGAGGTGGGGCTGTGGGTGCGGGCGGAGGACGGCGGCGCGCCGGCGCTGAGCAGCAACGTGTCGGTGCGGCTGCTGATCGTGGACGAGAACGACAACGCGCCGCAGGTGCTGTAcccgccggcggcggcggcgggggcggcggcgggcgcggtCTGGACGGGCGTGGAGCTGGCGCCGCGCTCGGCGGAGCCCGGCGCGCTGGTGGCCAAGGTGGTGGCGGTGGACGCGGACGCGGGGCAGAACGCGTGGCTGTCCTACGAGCTGGCCAAGGCGACGGAGCCGGGGCTCTTCCGCGTGGGGCTGCACAGCGGCGAGGTGCGCACGGCGCGCTCGCCGCTGGCCCGCGACGCGCCCAGGCAcagcctggtggtggtggtgaaggacCAGGGCCGGCCGGCGCTGTCGGCCACGGCCACGCTGACGGTGGTGCTGGCCGAGAGCGTGGCCGAGCTGCTCTCGGAGCTGGGCAGCGCGGCGGCGCCGGCCGAGCCCGCCGGCAGCCTGACGCgctggctggtgctggccgTGGCGGCCGTGTCCTGCCTCTTCCtcgccttcctgctgctgctgctggcgctgcgCCTGCGGCGCTGGCGCCGCTCGCAGCTGCTGCCGCCGGCCAGCGGCGCCTTGCGCGGCGTCCCGGCCTCGCACTTCGTGGGCATCGACGGCGTCCGCGCCTTCCTGCACTCCTACTCGCACGAGGTGTCGCTCACCGCCGACTCGCGCAAGAGCCAGCGGCGCTGGGCGGCCGACAGCTGCTGCAACaccctcccggcccggccgccgcccgaCAAGGCCGCGCCGCTGCTCGGGGAAGACGCTGCCGGCGCCCGCGGCGCACAGCCCGACGCCCTCCCG ATCAAGAGTATGAAGATTAAAGAGAAATATACCTCCCTTCTTGATATTTGTTGA
- the LOC118256180 gene encoding protocadherin gamma-A10-like: MCAAREGRWGRRQRALLCCVLVAAWEAAWGQLRYSVPEELPKGSFVGDVAKDLALQLAALRDRGARVVSADRTRYFALHANSGHLVTAERLDREQLCEGLQRCVLRCEVIVEGDMKFYGIEVEIKDINDNAPSFRESEMQLRMSETTALGSRFPLADAHDPDVGVNSLQSYELSGDEHFSLSVQAGADGEKRPELVLAKALDREEAAFHELVLRASDGGEPSRTGTALIRVSVLDANDNAPVFSQAVYAVRVPEDVPVGSTLLTLTATDADEGLNGNVKYSLKKITDKASKIFHLDPETGSIRLVRSLDFEEGDSYEMEVQAHDGGGLFDTSTVSVSVTDVNDNAPEISVRSALSEISEDAPSGTVVALLHVQDRDSGANGEVQCSIVEGVPFRLERALDNYYSVVTARELDREEVSEYNVTVRAADGGSPSLRSSAVLALRVLDVNDNAPVFAEARYSARLAENNAEGALVLTVRARDADWGQNARVRYRLAEGRVRGAPLSSYVSVQAETGALYALRSFDYEEVREVGLWVRAEDGGAPALSSNVSVRLLIVDENDNAPQVLYPPAAAAGAAAGAVWTGVELAPRSAEPGALVAKVVAVDADAGQNAWLSYELAKATEPGLFRVGLHSGEVRTARSPLARDAPRHSLVVVVKDQGRPALSATATLTVVLAESVAELLSELGSAAAPAEPAGSLTRWLVLAVAAVSCLFLAFLLLLLALRLRRWRRSQLLPPASGALRGVPASHFVGIDGVRAFLHSYSHEVSLTADSRKSHPMFPQNVTGLNALASSLLVARRLILCCN; this comes from the exons ATGTGCGCGGCGAGAGAAGGGCGCTGGGGCCGGAGGCAGAGAGCGCTGCTGTGCTGCGTGTTGGTGGCGGCGTGGGAGGCGGCGTGGGGGCAGCTGCGCTACTCGGTGCCCGAGGAGCTGCCTAAGGGCTCTTTCGTGGGCGACGTGGCCAAGGACCTGGCGCTGCAGCTGGCGGCGCTCCGCGACCGCGGCGCCCGAGTTGTGTCGGCAGATAGGACGCGGTATTTCGCTCTGCATGCGAACAGCGGCCACCTGGTGACGGCGGAGAGGCTAgacagagagcagctgtgcGAGGGCTTGCAGCGCTGCGTGCTGCGCTGTGAGGTGATCGTGGAGGGCGACATGAAGTTCTACGGAATCGAAGTGGAAATCAAAGACATTAACGACAACGCGCCCAGCTTCCGAGAGTCCGAAATGCAATTGCGAATGAGTGAGACGACAGCTCTTGGGTCCCGCTTTCCCCTGGCTGATGCTCACGACCCGGACGTGGGAGTGAATTCCCTGCAGAGCTACGAGCTGAGCGGCGACGAGCACTTCTCGCTGTCCGTGCAGGCGGGAGCCGACGGCGAGAAGCGTCCCGAGCTGGTGCTGGCCAAGGCGCTGGACCGGGAGGAGGCGGCGTTTCACGAGCTGGTGCTGAGGGCGAGCGACGGCGGCGAGCCGTCGCGGACGGGCACGGCGCTCATCCGCGTGTCTGTGCTGGACGCCAATGACAACGCGCCCGTGTTCAGCCAGGCGGTGTACGCGGTTCGCGTGCCTGAGGACGTGCCCGTGGGCTCCACGCTCCTCACCCTCACGGCCACCGACGCCGACGAGGGACTCAACGGGAACGTGAAATACTCGCTTAAGAAAATTACTGACAAAGCCTCGAAGATTTTCCACCTCGATCCCGAGACGGGATCGATCAGGCTGGTGAGGAGCCTGGACTTCGAGGAAGGCGACTCCTACGAAATGGAGGTGCAAGCACACGATGGTGGTGGCCTTTTTGACACGTCTACGGTCTCAGTCTCGGTGACGGACGTAAACGACAACGCGCCCGAGATTTCGGTGAGGTCGGCGCTGAGCGAGATCTCGGAGGACGCGCCGTCGGGGACGGTGGTGGCCCTGCTGCACGTGCAGGACCGGGACTCGGGCGCCAACGGCGAGGTGCAGTGCAGCATCGTGGAGGGCGTCCCGTTCCGCCTGGAGCGGGCGCTGGACAATTATTACAGCGTGGTGACGGCGCGGGAGCTGGACCGGGAGGAGGTGTCGGAGTACAACGTGACGGTGCGGGCGGCGGACGGCGGGTCGCCGTCGCTGCGGAGCAGCGCGGTGCTGGCGCTGCGCGTGCTGGAcgtgaacgacaacgcgccggTGTTCGCGGAGGCGCGCTACAGCGCCCGTCTGGCCGAGAACAACGCCGAGGGCGCGCTGGTGCTGACGGTGCGGGCGCGGGACGCGGACTGGGGGCAGAACGCGCGCGTGCGGTACCGGCTGGCGGAGGGGCGTGTGCGGGGCGCGCCGCTCTCGTCGTACGTGTCGGTGCAGGCGGAGACGGGCGCGCTGTACGCGCTGCGCTCCTTCGACTACGAGGAGGTGCGCGAGGTGGGGCTGTGGGTGCGGGCGGAGGACGGCGGCGCGCCGGCGCTGAGCAGCAACGTGTCGGTGCGGCTGCTGATCGTGGACGAGAACGACAACGCGCCGCAGGTGCTGTAcccgccggcggcggcggcgggggcggcggcgggcgcggtCTGGACGGGCGTGGAGCTGGCGCCGCGCTCGGCGGAGCCCGGCGCGCTGGTGGCCAAGGTGGTGGCGGTGGACGCGGACGCGGGGCAGAACGCGTGGCTGTCCTACGAGCTGGCCAAGGCGACGGAGCCGGGGCTCTTCCGCGTGGGGCTGCACAGCGGCGAGGTGCGCACGGCGCGCTCGCCGCTGGCCCGCGACGCGCCCAGGCAcagcctggtggtggtggtgaaggacCAGGGCCGGCCGGCGCTGTCGGCCACGGCCACGCTGACGGTGGTGCTGGCCGAGAGCGTGGCCGAGCTGCTCTCGGAGCTGGGCAGCGCGGCGGCGCCGGCCGAGCCCGCCGGCAGCCTGACGCgctggctggtgctggccgTGGCGGCCGTGTCCTGCCTCTTCCtcgccttcctgctgctgctgctggcgctgcgCCTGCGGCGCTGGCGCCGCTCGCAGCTGCTGCCGCCGGCCAGCGGCGCCTTGCGCGGCGTCCCGGCCTCGCACTTCGTGGGCATCGACGGCGTCCGCGCCTTCCTGCACTCCTACTCGCACGAGGTGTCGCTCACCGCCGACTCGCGCAAGAGCCA CCCCATGTTTCCTCAAAATGTCACTGGATTAAATGCTCTTGCCAGTTCCCTACTTGTGGCTAGAAGACTGATATTGTGTTGCAACTGA